From Polynucleobacter difficilis, a single genomic window includes:
- a CDS encoding Zn-dependent alcohol dehydrogenase yields the protein MKFDGAVLSAIGDPLQVQKLSIGNLALNDVVIKIKATSLCHTDLEAVEGSLGTPLPFIPGHEAAGVVEWIGDDVSALKKGDHVIVSWNPFCGKCYFCQKKQPIICSQYRSNVTQSFHFDGKPRIFLENTAIHQLMYAGSFAEYAVVTEDCAVRISKEIPFDVACLIGCGVMTGVGAVINIAQVTKGSTFGVIGCGAVGVSSIQGAKIAGVERIFAIDRDEKKLAFAKQFGATDLILANDDIIEEIMQLTGGIGLDYVIESAGSESAFRLSLEMVRPGGQVVWLGKVATQKMVEFRWGSLMGEKKIHRSSYGGANPLVDFPFLAQSYLDGNLMLDEYITNRIRLKDINLGLARLKEGKEIRSVIEF from the coding sequence ATGAAATTTGACGGTGCTGTTTTGAGTGCAATTGGTGATCCCTTACAAGTGCAGAAATTAAGTATTGGAAATCTTGCGTTAAACGATGTTGTGATTAAGATCAAAGCAACTAGCCTTTGCCACACAGACCTAGAGGCCGTTGAGGGGTCCTTGGGGACTCCGCTCCCATTTATTCCTGGGCACGAAGCTGCTGGAGTTGTCGAATGGATCGGTGATGATGTAAGCGCCCTTAAGAAAGGCGATCATGTCATCGTGTCCTGGAACCCGTTTTGTGGCAAGTGTTACTTTTGCCAAAAAAAACAGCCTATTATTTGTAGTCAGTACCGAAGTAATGTGACCCAATCATTTCATTTTGACGGTAAACCAAGAATCTTTTTAGAAAATACTGCAATTCATCAGTTGATGTATGCAGGAAGTTTTGCTGAATACGCTGTTGTTACGGAAGACTGCGCGGTACGAATTTCAAAAGAAATTCCTTTTGATGTAGCTTGTTTGATTGGGTGTGGCGTCATGACAGGCGTTGGTGCCGTCATCAATATTGCTCAGGTTACAAAAGGTTCCACATTCGGAGTGATCGGATGCGGAGCCGTTGGCGTTTCATCAATTCAAGGCGCAAAAATTGCTGGGGTGGAACGCATTTTTGCTATTGATCGAGATGAAAAAAAGCTTGCATTTGCAAAGCAATTTGGTGCTACCGATTTGATTCTAGCTAATGACGATATCATTGAGGAAATAATGCAGCTAACCGGTGGAATTGGTCTTGATTATGTGATTGAGTCAGCTGGTAGTGAGTCAGCATTTCGCTTGAGTTTAGAAATGGTGAGACCGGGAGGTCAAGTTGTTTGGTTGGGTAAGGTTGCCACACAAAAAATGGTTGAGTTTCGTTGGGGATCGCTTATGGGTGAAAAGAAAATACATCGCTCTAGTTATGGTGGGGCCAATCCCCTAGTTGACTTTCCGTTTTTGGCCCAGAGTTATCTTGATGGCAACTTAATGTTAGATGAGTACATCACTAATCGCATTCGATTAAAGGACATCAATTTAGGCCTTGCTAGGCTTAAAGAGGGTAAAGAAATCCGTTCTGTTATTGAGTTTTGA
- a CDS encoding ATP-binding protein: protein MEFEIPETLANALLGTINEDSLLAKRLSEYGLSRGKRVVPSHLFDATSLNTLYDLCRTANERELMFQMLALDNIHAAPAARKIPSLEHLIPGLIAWLSRDMIDGWLYKLGKDGVLQPWLVHSMRHVQPADSAAYVIIGLLANTLQAAGRGPVADPRLRYTAMTNSISFHAEDILDFTIPELMTGHGYFKECAEFKNEYETHSKRFMQMQPKFGAQFTVFGNVWMSSEGPRPQLECMRLQAGTTARCVNDEELLERHFDTTADATFWRGSGISEGFERIPQHCYLHLFHLDYHRHIWAHVQNVSAYRYKPELRDKLVLPHAHRDLIDILTADRNFLMEDIVEGKSGGTTILCKGAPGLGKTLTAEVYAEVVEKPLYRVHSGQLGVTASSVEANLSKILRRAARWDSVLLLDEADVYIRRRDNDLQHNAIVAEFLRTLEYFNGLLFMTTNRVADIDDAVLSRCIAIIQFEIPTQEQAKQLWKSLAQQFNTELPDGLVECLAITYADASGRDIKELLKLTLKFCKGRNLSLSEEVFAQCAAFRSIGKLV, encoded by the coding sequence ATGGAATTCGAAATACCAGAAACCCTGGCCAATGCGCTACTTGGAACGATCAATGAAGATTCGCTGCTTGCTAAGCGGCTGAGCGAGTACGGCCTTTCCCGAGGCAAACGTGTGGTGCCCAGCCACCTTTTCGATGCCACCTCACTTAACACACTCTACGACCTGTGTCGTACGGCCAACGAGCGTGAGCTGATGTTCCAAATGCTGGCGCTGGACAATATCCATGCCGCACCGGCTGCCCGAAAAATCCCCAGCTTAGAGCATCTAATCCCCGGTCTGATCGCTTGGCTGTCGCGTGACATGATCGATGGCTGGCTCTATAAGCTCGGCAAGGACGGTGTGTTACAGCCTTGGTTGGTCCATTCTATGCGCCATGTGCAGCCTGCCGATAGCGCAGCTTACGTCATCATCGGCCTGCTGGCCAATACCTTGCAGGCTGCGGGACGGGGGCCGGTCGCCGATCCGAGGCTAAGGTACACCGCCATGACCAATAGCATTAGCTTTCATGCCGAGGATATTTTGGATTTCACGATTCCCGAATTGATGACGGGTCATGGTTACTTCAAAGAATGTGCAGAATTCAAAAATGAATACGAGACACACTCAAAGCGTTTCATGCAGATGCAACCAAAGTTTGGTGCGCAGTTTACTGTTTTTGGCAATGTCTGGATGTCCAGCGAAGGGCCTCGTCCACAACTCGAATGCATGCGGCTGCAGGCAGGCACAACGGCGCGTTGCGTAAATGACGAAGAGCTGCTGGAACGTCACTTTGACACCACCGCCGATGCAACCTTCTGGCGCGGAAGCGGTATCAGTGAGGGTTTTGAACGGATTCCCCAACATTGCTATCTACACCTATTCCACCTGGATTACCACCGCCACATATGGGCGCATGTACAAAATGTTAGTGCGTATCGTTACAAGCCGGAATTACGTGACAAGCTGGTTTTGCCGCATGCTCATCGCGACTTGATTGATATCTTGACCGCTGATCGTAACTTCCTGATGGAGGACATTGTGGAGGGTAAGTCGGGCGGCACAACTATCCTGTGCAAAGGCGCGCCTGGCCTAGGTAAGACGCTGACAGCAGAGGTCTATGCCGAGGTCGTCGAGAAACCACTATACCGCGTGCATTCTGGTCAACTTGGCGTGACAGCAAGCTCAGTGGAAGCCAACCTTTCGAAAATCCTGCGCCGCGCGGCGCGCTGGGATTCGGTGCTGTTGCTCGACGAGGCCGACGTCTACATTCGCCGCCGCGACAACGATCTGCAGCATAACGCTATCGTGGCTGAGTTCTTGCGTACCCTTGAGTATTTCAATGGCTTGCTGTTCATGACTACTAACCGCGTAGCCGACATTGATGATGCCGTCTTGTCGCGCTGCATCGCCATCATCCAGTTTGAGATACCAACTCAAGAGCAGGCAAAACAACTATGGAAATCACTAGCGCAACAGTTCAATACCGAACTACCCGACGGCCTAGTTGAGTGCTTAGCAATAACCTACGCTGATGCCAGCGGCCGCGATATTAAAGAGTTACTCAAGCTGACGCTCAAGTTTTGCAAGGGCAGGAATTTGTCGCTCAGTGAGGAAGTCTTTGCTCAGTGCGCGGCTTTCCGCAGCATCGGTAAACTCGTCTAA
- a CDS encoding alpha/beta hydrolase yields MIPFDTSFLGDSLLGRLSFRSGTVPDKQALPAGRHDLGIASERDAVLIVPDGLQPGVPVPLLVMFHGAGGSADKVLPFVIDHAYQHGFLLLLPQSQFPTWDLVVGGNGPDLERLDKALHEVASRFSIDPCRLGFAGFSDGGSYALSVGVTNGDVVSHVIAFSAGFMSVFQQNGTPRIFIAHGLEDEQLPIETSARPHVAKLKAAGYDLTSLEFKGPHRIEPSVVALAMDFFLKPTAQL; encoded by the coding sequence ATGATACCGTTTGACACGTCCTTCCTGGGTGATTCGCTACTAGGCCGGCTCAGTTTTCGATCCGGCACCGTACCCGACAAGCAAGCCTTGCCCGCTGGTCGTCACGACCTGGGTATTGCTAGTGAGCGCGACGCTGTATTGATCGTGCCGGACGGCCTGCAGCCTGGAGTTCCAGTCCCTCTGCTGGTGATGTTTCATGGCGCCGGTGGCAGCGCCGACAAAGTGCTGCCATTCGTGATCGACCATGCGTATCAGCATGGCTTTTTGCTTTTGCTGCCGCAGTCTCAGTTTCCGACTTGGGACTTGGTCGTGGGTGGTAACGGCCCAGACCTAGAGCGGCTGGACAAAGCATTACACGAAGTGGCGTCACGTTTTTCTATCGATCCATGCCGCCTGGGGTTTGCTGGGTTTTCAGACGGAGGCAGCTATGCGCTTTCAGTAGGCGTGACCAACGGCGACGTCGTTAGCCACGTGATCGCATTTTCCGCAGGCTTTATGTCAGTCTTTCAGCAAAATGGTACACCCCGCATCTTCATCGCTCACGGTTTGGAAGATGAGCAGCTGCCAATTGAAACTAGTGCCCGTCCTCACGTAGCCAAACTTAAGGCCGCAGGTTATGACTTAACCTCCTTGGAATTCAAAGGCCCGCACCGCATCGAGCCGTCAGTGGTTGCGTTGGCAATGGATTTCTTCCTGAAACCGACAGCGCAGCTGTAA
- a CDS encoding DUF2461 family protein: MSIKFSKQTLPFMTEAGKQTDPTWLDKNQESYETLVRQPFIDLAERLKTSLQSSVPDYHFPTKGIGRIKKNANKIVRGSTCYKSWLSISIAKPSESRFERNPHLFFGILHNIPPYMGVVVAGGLFMPSGPQLKKMREAIAKDARPFHALFADPAFKSRFKTNFSRENVASRPPRGFDPNHPDMDWLMLKNFLVVKTLSDTKFTSSNLVSSVVEDFKQLIRLNRLIEKAIR; this comes from the coding sequence ATGAGCATTAAATTTTCAAAGCAGACTCTTCCTTTCATGACTGAGGCTGGTAAACAAACAGATCCAACTTGGCTCGATAAGAATCAAGAAAGCTACGAAACACTCGTAAGGCAGCCTTTTATTGATTTAGCGGAGCGACTTAAGACTTCGTTACAAAGTAGCGTTCCAGATTATCACTTTCCTACAAAAGGAATTGGTAGGATTAAAAAGAATGCCAATAAAATTGTGCGTGGCAGTACCTGCTATAAAAGCTGGTTATCTATTTCGATTGCGAAACCTTCTGAGTCTCGTTTTGAAAGAAACCCACACTTATTCTTTGGCATTCTTCACAATATCCCTCCATACATGGGGGTAGTTGTCGCCGGTGGGCTCTTTATGCCATCTGGCCCCCAATTAAAAAAGATGAGGGAGGCGATAGCAAAAGATGCTCGGCCTTTCCATGCCTTATTTGCTGACCCAGCTTTCAAGTCACGCTTTAAGACAAATTTTTCTCGAGAGAACGTAGCCTCTCGCCCTCCACGCGGTTTTGATCCAAACCATCCGGATATGGATTGGCTTATGCTCAAAAACTTCTTAGTTGTAAAGACACTCAGTGACACAAAATTCACATCTTCAAACTTGGTGTCATCGGTGGTTGAGGACTTTAAGCAATTAATTCGCCTTAATCGGTTAATTGAAAAAGCAATCAGATAG
- a CDS encoding DUF6306 domain-containing protein — MHDLSALNPISGDELIAALNELLEAERAGARVTLETANQIKSHELAPLVTDIQHDEVRWCKMLLGIIGSLGFSPSTATGEFYEKAISIEDLKERLLFLNRGQGWVARRLEKLIPRIQEPNIRSQLQAMLDAHVLNIRRVEESI, encoded by the coding sequence ATGCATGATTTATCAGCATTAAATCCAATTAGCGGCGATGAACTGATTGCTGCGCTAAATGAATTGCTGGAGGCGGAAAGGGCTGGCGCTCGAGTAACCTTGGAAACAGCCAATCAAATAAAGAGTCACGAATTAGCTCCGTTAGTCACCGATATTCAACACGATGAAGTGCGCTGGTGCAAGATGTTGCTCGGAATTATTGGATCACTCGGTTTTTCGCCATCAACTGCCACGGGTGAATTTTATGAAAAAGCGATCTCCATTGAAGATCTCAAGGAACGCTTGCTTTTTTTGAATCGAGGGCAGGGATGGGTAGCACGACGTCTAGAAAAATTAATTCCAAGAATTCAAGAGCCGAATATTCGCTCTCAGCTACAAGCGATGCTTGATGCTCATGTTCTCAATATTCGTCGGGTCGAGGAGAGTATTTAG
- a CDS encoding alpha/beta hydrolase — MWNGFSKTDLDRAYNNSLAVPNSADLIAAWSFNSQLARNELGGLIGVPYGQGDYQSYDLFLAGNNAPLIVFVHGGFWQNRSKNDFSFIAPTLVKAGFSVAVLGYTLAPFATIDQIVNDVRSGIRAIHRSAGINYKKHSGMWLIGWSAGAHLITMALNEPCVIGGTGISGIYDLEPMRLSYINDKLNLTSEASLQNSPILLSNHFGKDLDLFVGDAELPELIRQSQTFAEYRKTSNQFGFFQVLKESNHYTIFDELINPEGSIFLSLKQRFIAL; from the coding sequence ATGTGGAATGGATTTTCTAAGACTGATTTAGATAGGGCCTATAACAATTCCCTTGCCGTTCCTAATAGCGCTGATCTTATCGCGGCATGGTCATTCAATAGTCAGCTGGCTAGAAATGAATTAGGCGGACTAATTGGGGTTCCCTATGGTCAAGGTGATTATCAATCATACGATTTATTTTTGGCTGGTAATAACGCGCCATTAATTGTATTTGTACATGGTGGTTTTTGGCAAAATCGATCTAAAAATGATTTTAGTTTTATAGCGCCTACTTTAGTTAAGGCGGGTTTTAGTGTAGCTGTTTTGGGATATACCCTCGCTCCATTTGCCACCATCGACCAAATTGTGAACGACGTTAGAAGTGGGATTCGCGCTATACATAGATCAGCAGGAATAAACTATAAAAAACATAGTGGTATGTGGCTTATAGGTTGGTCTGCGGGAGCCCACCTTATCACCATGGCTTTAAATGAGCCATGCGTTATTGGCGGCACAGGAATCAGTGGTATTTATGATTTAGAACCCATGAGACTTTCTTATATTAATGACAAATTAAATTTAACATCGGAGGCCTCATTACAAAACTCACCAATTCTTTTGTCTAATCATTTTGGGAAAGATTTAGATTTATTTGTTGGTGACGCTGAATTACCTGAGTTGATACGTCAATCACAGACTTTCGCCGAATATAGAAAGACCTCGAATCAGTTCGGTTTTTTTCAAGTGTTAAAGGAATCAAACCACTATACGATATTTGATGAACTCATTAATCCGGAGGGATCAATTTTTTTGAGTCTAAAGCAAAGATTCATTGCGTTATGA